One window of the Vannielia litorea genome contains the following:
- a CDS encoding ATP-binding protein → MSLTDKLARERRGRLAAERMLELKSRELMAANRKLSDHALKLSDTIIAQREVVATTRAQAHALKEEAETMKGLAQETRANLEKAEKAATIAERRLWDSVETVTDGFAVFDAEDRLVAANSAWLSLFEGLESMAPGITYIDMLRLAVEEGLIDPGDSSPGDWITSMLDRWDTETIPDMTIRLFDGRYLRLHDRRSANGDMVCLGIDITHNMRQQRELKKARDAAEAATRAKSAFLAKMSHELRTPMNGVVGMADLLLDTGVDEEQALFIRTIRNSGEALLEIISDVLDFSRAEAEKLELYPEAFDLEAMLCEVVTLSMPVAKERGLDLLLDYAPDAPVIVTADQKRLRQVVVNLLGNAIKFTETGFVRIEVRATAPRGEDAPWGLRIAVEDTGIGIPGEMREHIFGQFNQVQDEGNRKFEGTGLGLAITRQLVELMGGEIGFVSEQGKGTTFSVDLSLPAEAPAVKIGRWPEGMAPRIIAATASRAGATVARSRSEVTGLEIEVARAPEVLRSLIAEGPEPDLVAIDSDFMAVGLADLVRELRGQLPRTKVLCVLRQGQQGVRSALAGTGVDHVISYPYRNAEMAEVYASLSPEPLRLSTPEVGQGTSPADSTPELVADPVRAAAADTPGRLMRILAAEDNATNRLVFSQMLKQLNIELSFAENGREAVERYALERPDMVFMDISMPEMDGKSATRAIRILEAENGWPRVPVVAMTAHAMAGDDEAILAAGLDHYLTKPLKKQLIHEQIAIHAPAGAEPFDRPDKPEPALVG, encoded by the coding sequence ATGTCACTCACGGACAAGCTGGCGAGAGAGCGGCGGGGCCGGCTGGCGGCGGAACGGATGCTGGAGCTGAAGAGCCGTGAGCTGATGGCGGCCAACCGGAAGCTCTCGGACCATGCGCTGAAGCTGTCCGACACGATCATCGCCCAGCGCGAGGTGGTCGCCACCACGCGGGCGCAGGCCCATGCGCTGAAGGAAGAGGCCGAGACGATGAAGGGCCTGGCGCAGGAGACCCGCGCCAACCTCGAAAAGGCCGAAAAGGCCGCCACCATTGCCGAACGGCGGCTGTGGGATTCGGTCGAGACGGTGACGGACGGGTTTGCCGTGTTCGACGCCGAAGACAGGTTGGTCGCCGCCAACTCCGCGTGGCTCTCGCTCTTCGAGGGGCTGGAGTCGATGGCGCCGGGCATCACCTATATCGACATGCTGCGCCTCGCGGTGGAGGAGGGGCTGATCGACCCGGGCGACAGCTCCCCTGGCGACTGGATCACCTCGATGCTCGATCGATGGGATACCGAGACCATCCCCGACATGACGATCCGCCTGTTTGACGGGCGTTACCTGCGGCTGCACGACAGGCGCAGCGCCAATGGGGACATGGTCTGCCTCGGCATCGATATTACGCATAACATGCGCCAGCAGCGGGAGTTGAAGAAGGCGCGCGATGCTGCCGAGGCTGCCACGCGGGCCAAGTCGGCCTTTCTGGCCAAGATGAGCCATGAGCTGCGCACGCCGATGAACGGAGTCGTCGGGATGGCAGACCTGCTGCTCGACACCGGGGTCGACGAGGAGCAGGCGCTGTTCATCCGCACCATCCGCAACTCTGGCGAGGCGCTGCTGGAGATCATCAGCGATGTGCTCGATTTCTCCCGCGCGGAGGCGGAGAAGCTGGAGCTCTACCCCGAGGCCTTCGACCTCGAAGCGATGCTCTGCGAGGTGGTGACGCTCTCGATGCCCGTCGCAAAAGAGCGTGGTCTGGACCTGTTGCTGGACTATGCGCCCGATGCGCCCGTCATAGTGACCGCCGACCAAAAACGGCTGCGGCAGGTGGTGGTGAACCTTTTGGGCAATGCGATCAAGTTCACCGAAACGGGCTTCGTTCGGATCGAGGTGCGCGCCACCGCGCCGCGCGGGGAGGATGCGCCCTGGGGGCTGCGGATTGCGGTGGAAGACACCGGAATCGGCATTCCCGGCGAGATGCGCGAGCATATCTTCGGCCAGTTCAACCAAGTGCAGGACGAGGGCAACCGCAAGTTCGAGGGCACCGGGCTGGGCCTTGCGATCACCCGGCAATTGGTGGAGCTGATGGGCGGCGAGATCGGCTTTGTCTCGGAGCAGGGCAAGGGCACTACTTTTAGCGTGGACCTGAGCCTGCCGGCCGAAGCGCCTGCCGTGAAGATCGGCCGCTGGCCTGAAGGGATGGCACCGCGGATCATTGCGGCGACGGCCTCTAGGGCCGGGGCGACCGTGGCCCGAAGCCGATCGGAGGTGACGGGGCTGGAGATCGAGGTGGCCCGTGCGCCGGAGGTGCTGCGCAGCCTCATCGCCGAGGGGCCGGAGCCGGACCTCGTGGCGATCGACAGCGATTTCATGGCCGTCGGCCTCGCCGACCTTGTGCGGGAGTTGCGCGGGCAGCTGCCGCGCACGAAGGTGCTTTGCGTGTTGCGTCAAGGTCAGCAGGGGGTGCGGAGCGCGCTGGCGGGCACGGGGGTGGATCACGTGATCTCCTACCCCTACCGCAACGCGGAGATGGCGGAGGTTTATGCCAGTCTTTCGCCGGAGCCTTTGCGGCTGAGTACGCCTGAGGTCGGCCAGGGGACCTCCCCCGCCGATTCCACGCCCGAGCTTGTGGCAGATCCGGTGCGGGCCGCCGCCGCTGACACGCCGGGGCGCCTGATGCGGATACTGGCAGCGGAGGACAACGCTACGAACCGCCTGGTCTTTTCGCAGATGCTGAAGCAGCTGAACATCGAGCTGAGCTTTGCCGAGAACGGTCGGGAAGCGGTGGAACGATACGCTCTGGAGCGACCCGACATGGTGTTCATGGATATCTCAATGCCCGAGATGGACGGCAAATCAGCCACCCGCGCGATTCGCATTCTGGAAGCCGAGAATGGCTGGCCCCGCGTGCCGGTTGTGGCGATGACGGCCCATGCGATGGCTGGGGACGACGAGGCGATTCTGGCCGCCGGGCTGGACCATTACCTGACCAAGCCTCTGAAAAAGCAGCTCATTCACGAGCAGATCGCCATTCACGCGCCCGCAGGGGCGGAGCCATTCGACCGGCCGGACAAGCCGGAACCGGCGCTTGTTGGATAA
- a CDS encoding putative glycolipid-binding domain-containing protein produces the protein MKNGKPHATARWRRLDRPGEDTCRLVEEPGGWMLCGHARYDHGGQRTALDYVVRCNAGWETQSADVTGLIGGQEVAWRLLKGPTGWCLGDGPGQLEDCVDIDLAFTPATNLLPLRRLAFEGTEEVAAAWFREEENGSLNRLPQRYTQKGAGRFTYAFPGFEADLQVHPTGFVTSYPGLWEGTVDVG, from the coding sequence GTGAAAAACGGCAAGCCCCACGCCACGGCCCGCTGGCGCCGGCTCGACCGGCCCGGCGAAGACACCTGCCGCCTTGTCGAGGAGCCCGGCGGCTGGATGCTCTGCGGCCACGCCCGCTACGACCACGGCGGCCAGCGCACAGCGTTGGATTACGTGGTGCGCTGCAATGCAGGCTGGGAAACGCAATCCGCAGATGTAACCGGCCTTATCGGCGGGCAGGAGGTGGCCTGGCGGCTGCTGAAAGGCCCGACCGGCTGGTGCCTTGGCGATGGGCCGGGCCAACTGGAGGACTGTGTCGATATCGACCTCGCCTTCACCCCCGCCACCAACCTCCTGCCGCTCCGCAGGCTCGCCTTCGAAGGCACCGAGGAGGTGGCCGCTGCCTGGTTCCGCGAAGAGGAGAACGGCTCGCTCAACCGGCTACCCCAGCGCTACACCCAAAAGGGCGCGGGCCGCTTTACCTACGCCTTCCCCGGCTTCGAGGCCGATCTGCAGGTGCATCCCACCGGCTTCGTGACCAGCTATCCCGGCCTCTGGGAGGGCACCGTCGATGTGGGGTGA
- the yaaA gene encoding peroxide stress protein YaaA has translation MLIVISPAKRLDWQPRDLAQTAPAFPEDAAKLARAGAKLSRPALQKLMGISPDLAKLNQDRFRAFSPEPEAEATRPAAFAFAGDTYTGLEAASLEPDELDWAQDHLRILSGLYGLLRPRDAIQPYRLEMGSRLKVGRNPSLYAHWGDRLAKALTAQAEALGTDTLVNCASQEYFGAVDPKALGGLTVVTPRFLEEKPGGPKQVSFFAKQARGAMARFIIQNRLQSATALEGFDTGGYRFRPDLSEPGAPTFSRPDTTD, from the coding sequence ATGCTCATCGTGATCTCCCCCGCCAAGCGGCTCGACTGGCAGCCGCGCGACCTGGCCCAAACCGCCCCGGCCTTCCCCGAAGACGCCGCCAAACTGGCCCGCGCCGGTGCCAAACTCTCGCGGCCCGCGTTGCAAAAGCTGATGGGCATCTCGCCCGATCTGGCCAAGCTCAACCAGGACCGGTTCCGCGCCTTCTCGCCCGAGCCGGAGGCCGAGGCGACCCGCCCTGCCGCCTTCGCTTTCGCAGGCGACACCTACACCGGGCTTGAGGCCGCCTCGCTCGAGCCCGATGAACTCGACTGGGCGCAGGACCACCTCCGCATTCTGTCCGGCCTTTATGGTTTGCTCCGCCCCCGCGACGCGATCCAGCCCTACCGGCTCGAGATGGGCTCGCGGCTGAAGGTCGGCCGCAACCCCAGCCTTTACGCCCATTGGGGCGACCGTCTGGCCAAGGCGCTCACCGCGCAGGCCGAGGCGCTGGGCACCGACACGCTCGTCAACTGTGCCAGCCAGGAGTATTTCGGCGCGGTCGATCCCAAGGCGCTGGGCGGGCTGACGGTCGTCACCCCGCGCTTTCTTGAAGAAAAGCCGGGCGGCCCGAAGCAGGTGAGCTTCTTCGCCAAACAGGCGCGCGGAGCGATGGCGCGGTTCATCATCCAGAACCGCCTGCAATCCGCCACCGCGCTGGAAGGTTTCGACACCGGCGGCTATCGCTTCCGCCCCGATCTGTCCGAACCCGGCGCGCCCACCTTCTCCCGGCCCGACACCACCGACTGA
- a CDS encoding alpha-2-macroglobulin family protein, whose protein sequence is MRRLLAPLLCLLLLAVTGLPVTAQQGPGAPAPIPERRLIPEKDTDFYGADLRALFDTSYDACRTACLADTACGAFTFNARSNACFPKRGVERREPYEGAQSATVVSETPDRIALSRSRAAELAFLRPGDLSSARDFAEGMASLHSPAGWTLDRLQSGALEAFRNGNAREAMIWMGPAVVLADRDDQWIDYARYALDATGENSSQKRQYDRRALMGTINGYLRADTPSEQASALKVMSSALERAGRGRDMIPALRLAQATLPEPETQAALDDALGKYGFRVTDDQVDPNPVVPRVCATFSERLAESGTDYAPYVSLPGTSFTAEASGNQLCIEGLVHGERYRVVLRAGLPSATGEKMAKDVELSFYVRDRAAQVRFPGRAYVLPKTTDAAIPIVTVNTEEVDLTLHRVSDRNLLRVIQESYFGRPLNEWEEDYFEGDIAETVWEGTGHMERRLNEDVTTRLPMAEAIADLPAGVYALKAAIRGADPYENPAATQWFVISDIGLASMSGADGLHVFTRSLTTADPIEGLSVTLLSRSNRELGQATTDAQGYAKFEPGLTLGRGGAAPAMVLVKNGEEDMGFLSLTDPSFDLSDRGVEGREPAGAVDAFLTTDRGAYRAGETIYATALVRDAKAEAVQGLPLTAILTRPDGVEYARHFSAEGVDGGHVFSMPVSGAAPRGAWSLALHADPKAPPIATTTVLVEDFLPERIDFSIEVPTEGLTDGEVVADIEVRYLFGAPGAGLPVEGELRISPRRQLDGFAGYHFGTHNSGARPQTSYLNSTTTDDEGMAQLALDMPGEMEAFDGPIEARLTVRVAEGSGRPVERREAVVTGPGKPMIGIKPAFEGVVPEGTEAAFSVIAVDADLAPTEMAVKWTLNRVTRRYQWYSEYGAWNWEPITRRERIATGEGRLGETPLQVAGLVEWGNYELVVERVDGAFTAASYEFYAGWYAPADVSSTPDTLDVSLDAENYKPGDTATLRIVPRYSGKALVTVVSNRLIDMKTVDVEAETDTLVQLPVTDDWGAGAYVSATVIRPMDVSDKRGPARALGLSHASVDPGVHQLAVAIEAPAEIRPRGPLDVAVKVDGVQPGETAHVTIAAVDQGILNLTGFTPPDPSGHYFGQRRLGMGMRDIYGRLIDGMNGAMGEIRSGGDANANAGTQSPPPTEELVAYFSGPLEVGADGYARTSFDMPSFNGSVKVMAVAWSKTGVGEASADVLVRDPIVLQASLPRFMAPGDEGRLLLEITHASGETGQIGLAVTGSGVTLPSGGASTMELAEGQTIRLPLTVVAGDPGLAQINVALTTPSGEVLDKPLNLPIQLNDPEVSRTSRFELASGQSFSFTRDVFTGLQPGTGKATLALGPLGRFDVPGLLASLDRYPYGCTEQTTSRAMPLLYFDEVSRAMGLEERGDTRQRVEGAITRILARQSASGGFGLWYANSDRDFWLDAYVTDFLSRARGKGYEVPAIAFRNALDNLRNQVNYQPDFDEGGEAIAYALMVLAREGAASMGDLRYYADVKPQAFTTPLGAAQLGTALSLYGDPTRADAMFTRAAAQLVAQTGKEPGTGWRDDYGTDLRDAAAVLALAAEAGSQVVNREALSVRVTGETGHRSTQEKVWTLMAAKALIDAAPRDGFTRNGQPVTGPLVEVLADETAAQPVEIRNDSGAATTLTLTTFGVPSEPEPAGGNGYAIERQYYTMEGFGVDLGAVPAGERMVVVLTVTPFGNREARLMVDDALPAGFEIDNPSLIRSGDIRELDWLKTTSAEHSEFRQERFLSAVNWRSDKPFRLAYIVRAISPGSYHHPAASVEDMYRPAFRARTDAGGVTVVE, encoded by the coding sequence ATGCGCCGCCTCCTCGCGCCCCTTCTCTGCCTGCTGCTTCTTGCCGTCACCGGCCTGCCTGTCACCGCCCAGCAGGGGCCCGGCGCGCCCGCGCCGATCCCCGAGCGGCGGCTGATCCCCGAGAAGGACACCGACTTTTACGGTGCCGACCTGCGCGCGCTCTTCGATACCTCCTACGATGCCTGCCGCACCGCTTGCCTTGCCGATACCGCCTGCGGGGCCTTCACCTTCAACGCCCGCTCCAACGCCTGCTTCCCCAAGCGCGGGGTCGAGCGGCGCGAGCCCTATGAAGGCGCGCAATCTGCCACCGTTGTCTCCGAAACCCCGGATCGCATCGCGCTCTCCCGAAGCCGCGCCGCCGAGCTGGCCTTCCTCCGCCCCGGAGACCTCTCCTCCGCCCGCGACTTCGCCGAGGGCATGGCAAGCCTCCACTCCCCCGCCGGGTGGACGCTGGATCGCCTGCAATCCGGCGCGCTCGAAGCCTTCCGCAACGGCAATGCCCGCGAGGCGATGATCTGGATGGGCCCGGCCGTTGTTCTGGCCGACCGCGACGATCAGTGGATCGACTATGCCCGCTACGCGCTCGACGCGACCGGCGAGAATAGCTCCCAGAAGCGCCAGTATGACCGCCGCGCGCTGATGGGCACGATCAATGGCTACCTGCGGGCCGATACGCCCTCCGAGCAGGCCTCCGCCCTCAAGGTGATGTCCTCCGCGCTGGAGCGGGCAGGCCGCGGGCGTGACATGATCCCCGCCCTCCGTCTCGCACAGGCGACCCTGCCCGAGCCGGAAACACAGGCCGCGCTGGATGATGCGCTGGGCAAATACGGCTTCCGCGTTACCGACGATCAGGTGGACCCGAACCCGGTGGTGCCCCGCGTCTGCGCCACCTTCTCCGAACGGCTGGCGGAGAGCGGCACCGATTACGCGCCGTATGTGTCCCTGCCGGGCACCTCCTTCACCGCCGAGGCCTCCGGCAACCAGCTCTGCATCGAGGGTCTGGTGCACGGCGAGCGCTACCGCGTTGTGCTCCGCGCGGGCCTGCCCTCTGCCACAGGCGAGAAGATGGCCAAGGATGTCGAACTATCCTTCTACGTCCGCGACCGTGCCGCGCAGGTCCGCTTTCCGGGCCGTGCCTACGTGCTGCCCAAAACCACCGATGCAGCGATCCCGATCGTCACCGTCAACACCGAAGAGGTCGACCTTACCCTGCACCGCGTCTCCGACCGCAACCTGCTCCGGGTGATCCAAGAAAGCTACTTCGGCCGCCCGCTGAATGAGTGGGAAGAAGACTATTTCGAAGGCGACATCGCCGAAACCGTCTGGGAAGGCACCGGCCACATGGAGCGGCGCCTGAACGAAGATGTGACCACTCGCCTGCCCATGGCCGAGGCTATCGCCGACCTTCCCGCCGGGGTCTATGCCCTCAAGGCCGCCATCCGCGGCGCCGACCCCTACGAGAACCCGGCAGCCACCCAATGGTTCGTGATCTCCGATATCGGCCTCGCCTCCATGTCGGGCGCTGATGGTCTGCACGTATTCACCCGTTCGCTCACCACTGCCGACCCGATCGAGGGGCTTTCCGTCACGCTGCTGTCGCGCTCCAACCGCGAACTGGGGCAGGCCACCACCGACGCGCAGGGCTACGCCAAGTTCGAGCCGGGGCTGACCCTCGGGCGCGGCGGCGCGGCTCCCGCGATGGTGCTGGTCAAGAACGGCGAAGAAGATATGGGCTTCCTGTCGCTCACCGATCCCTCCTTCGATCTCTCCGACCGGGGCGTCGAGGGCCGCGAGCCTGCCGGCGCGGTGGATGCCTTCCTCACCACCGACCGCGGCGCTTACCGCGCAGGCGAAACCATCTATGCCACCGCTCTGGTGCGCGATGCCAAGGCCGAGGCCGTCCAAGGCCTGCCCCTCACCGCCATTCTCACCCGCCCTGACGGGGTGGAATATGCGCGCCACTTCTCCGCCGAAGGCGTCGATGGCGGCCACGTGTTCTCCATGCCCGTCTCCGGTGCCGCCCCGCGCGGCGCATGGTCCCTCGCGCTCCACGCCGACCCCAAAGCGCCGCCCATCGCCACCACAACCGTGCTGGTGGAAGATTTCCTGCCCGAACGCATCGACTTCTCCATCGAGGTGCCCACCGAGGGGCTGACCGACGGCGAGGTCGTGGCCGATATCGAGGTGCGCTACCTCTTCGGCGCGCCCGGCGCGGGCCTTCCGGTCGAGGGCGAGCTGCGCATCTCCCCCCGCCGCCAGCTCGATGGCTTCGCGGGCTACCACTTCGGCACCCACAACAGCGGCGCCCGCCCGCAAACCTCCTACCTCAACAGCACCACCACCGATGACGAGGGCATGGCGCAACTTGCGCTCGACATGCCCGGCGAGATGGAGGCTTTCGACGGCCCCATCGAGGCCCGTCTGACCGTGCGCGTGGCCGAAGGCTCCGGCCGCCCGGTGGAGCGCCGCGAGGCCGTGGTGACCGGGCCGGGCAAGCCGATGATCGGTATCAAGCCCGCCTTTGAAGGCGTGGTGCCTGAAGGCACCGAGGCCGCCTTCTCGGTGATCGCGGTCGATGCCGACCTTGCCCCCACCGAAATGGCGGTGAAATGGACACTGAATCGCGTCACCCGCCGTTACCAGTGGTACTCCGAATACGGCGCGTGGAACTGGGAGCCGATCACCCGCCGCGAGCGCATCGCCACTGGCGAAGGCCGCCTGGGCGAGACGCCCCTGCAAGTCGCGGGCCTCGTCGAATGGGGCAACTACGAGTTGGTCGTCGAGCGGGTCGACGGTGCCTTCACCGCCGCCTCCTACGAGTTCTACGCTGGCTGGTATGCCCCGGCGGATGTGTCTTCCACCCCTGACACGCTCGACGTGTCGCTCGATGCCGAAAACTACAAGCCGGGCGATACCGCCACCCTGCGGATCGTCCCGCGATACTCCGGCAAGGCGCTCGTCACCGTGGTCTCCAACCGCCTGATCGACATGAAAACCGTCGATGTCGAAGCCGAGACCGATACGCTGGTGCAACTCCCCGTCACCGACGACTGGGGAGCTGGTGCCTACGTGAGCGCCACCGTGATCCGCCCGATGGACGTGTCAGACAAGCGCGGCCCCGCCCGTGCGCTGGGCCTCAGCCACGCCTCCGTCGATCCCGGCGTGCATCAACTCGCGGTAGCCATCGAAGCCCCCGCCGAGATCCGCCCCCGCGGCCCGCTCGACGTGGCGGTGAAGGTCGATGGCGTGCAGCCCGGCGAAACCGCCCATGTCACCATCGCCGCCGTCGACCAAGGCATCCTCAACCTCACCGGCTTCACCCCGCCCGATCCCTCCGGCCACTACTTCGGACAGCGGCGGCTCGGCATGGGCATGCGCGATATCTACGGCCGCCTGATTGACGGGATGAACGGCGCGATGGGCGAAATCCGCTCCGGCGGCGACGCCAACGCCAACGCGGGAACGCAATCGCCCCCGCCAACCGAAGAGCTGGTCGCCTATTTCTCCGGCCCGCTTGAGGTGGGCGCCGATGGCTACGCCCGCACCTCCTTCGACATGCCCTCCTTCAACGGCTCGGTGAAGGTCATGGCGGTGGCATGGTCCAAAACCGGTGTTGGCGAGGCCTCCGCCGATGTGCTGGTGCGCGATCCCATCGTGTTGCAAGCCTCGCTGCCCCGCTTCATGGCGCCGGGCGACGAGGGCCGCCTGCTGCTGGAAATCACCCATGCCTCCGGCGAAACGGGCCAGATCGGCCTTGCCGTCACCGGCAGCGGCGTGACCCTGCCCAGCGGCGGGGCCTCCACGATGGAGCTCGCCGAGGGCCAGACCATCCGCCTGCCGCTCACTGTGGTCGCAGGCGATCCGGGGCTGGCACAGATCAACGTCGCTCTCACAACGCCCTCCGGCGAGGTGCTCGACAAGCCGCTGAACCTGCCGATCCAGCTCAACGACCCGGAGGTCTCCCGCACCTCCCGCTTCGAGCTGGCCTCCGGGCAGAGCTTCAGCTTCACCCGCGATGTCTTCACCGGCCTGCAACCGGGCACCGGCAAGGCCACGCTGGCCCTCGGCCCGCTTGGCCGCTTCGATGTGCCGGGCCTGCTGGCCTCGCTCGACCGCTACCCCTACGGCTGCACCGAGCAAACCACCTCCCGCGCCATGCCGCTGCTCTACTTCGATGAGGTGAGCCGCGCGATGGGGCTGGAGGAGCGCGGCGATACCCGGCAGCGTGTCGAAGGCGCGATTACCCGCATCCTCGCCCGCCAATCCGCCTCCGGTGGCTTCGGCCTCTGGTATGCGAACTCCGACCGTGACTTCTGGCTCGACGCCTATGTGACCGACTTCCTCAGCCGGGCACGGGGCAAGGGCTACGAGGTGCCCGCCATCGCCTTCCGCAATGCGCTCGACAACCTGCGCAATCAGGTCAACTACCAGCCCGACTTCGACGAGGGCGGCGAGGCGATTGCCTATGCGCTGATGGTGCTGGCCCGCGAGGGCGCGGCCTCCATGGGCGATCTTCGGTATTACGCCGATGTAAAACCGCAGGCCTTCACCACCCCGCTCGGGGCGGCACAACTCGGCACCGCGCTGTCGCTTTACGGCGACCCGACCCGGGCCGATGCCATGTTCACCCGCGCGGCCGCCCAACTGGTGGCCCAGACCGGCAAAGAGCCCGGCACCGGCTGGCGCGATGACTACGGCACTGACCTGCGCGATGCAGCGGCAGTGCTGGCGCTTGCGGCAGAGGCGGGCAGCCAGGTGGTCAACCGCGAGGCCCTCTCTGTGCGTGTAACCGGCGAAACCGGCCACCGCTCCACCCAAGAGAAAGTCTGGACCTTGATGGCCGCCAAGGCCCTGATCGACGCCGCCCCGCGCGATGGCTTCACCCGCAACGGCCAGCCGGTCACCGGCCCGTTGGTCGAGGTGCTGGCCGATGAAACGGCAGCCCAGCCGGTCGAAATCCGCAATGACAGCGGCGCGGCAACCACCCTGACGCTCACCACTTTCGGCGTGCCGTCAGAGCCCGAGCCCGCTGGCGGCAACGGCTATGCCATCGAGCGGCAGTATTACACCATGGAAGGCTTCGGGGTGGACCTCGGCGCCGTGCCTGCGGGCGAGCGCATGGTCGTCGTGCTCACGGTCACCCCCTTCGGCAACCGCGAGGCCCGGCTGATGGTCGACGATGCCCTGCCCGCAGGCTTCGAGATCGACAACCCCTCGCTGATCCGCTCCGGCGACATCCGCGAGCTGGACTGGCTCAAGACCACCTCCGCCGAGCACTCCGAGTTCCGGCAGGAGCGTTTCCTCTCGGCGGTCAACTGGCGGTCCGACAAGCCCTTCCGGCTGGCCTATATTGTCCGCGCCATTTCGCCCGGCAGCTACCACCACCCGGCGGCCTCGGTGGAGGATATGTATCGCCCCGCCTTCCGCGCCCGCACCGATGCAGGCGGCGTGACGGTGGTGGAGTAG